A stretch of the Diprion similis isolate iyDipSimi1 chromosome 14, iyDipSimi1.1, whole genome shotgun sequence genome encodes the following:
- the LOC124414428 gene encoding probable serine/threonine-protein kinase MARK-A has translation MHRRVGHSTYDGKIAGLYDMEETLGRGHFAVVKLARHVFTGEKVAVKVIDKTKLDEISRAHLFQEVRCMKLVQHPNVVRLYEVIDTQTKLYLILELGDGGDLYDYIMRHDSGLSEEVARTYFRQIVRAISYCHRLHVVHRDLKPENVVFFEKLGMVKLTDFGFSNRFCPGQKLETSCGSLAYSAPEILLGDSYDAPAVDVWSLGVILYMLVCGQAPFQEANDSETLTMIMDCKYSIPTHVSDGCKQLIARMLVRQPERRATLEEIASNPWLVSGSDSDPIESLPLVSRQQVSEEHHNLIITKMVNGNIATKEEILDALDKNEYNHITATYFLLAERKLRAHRQEQVQKNGSEVLNISSSKQNVLAPSNAEVDQNALSNLNESVRSIPRTAGDVPQSFRTRKCSIVQEEDDEDDMSSCSGRDDHGSNSTQSSVSRRGSRSEGKLSHVIQEKLSQNLEKHSIHNSHIHTHSHHTHDPITIPVCNKTTITSSRDDCDKFIKDSNKSGYKSSVKIAASGGDVENLSEAMKANLFDANFRNNLDNSGHEVASEDWIQKPANIDRRPKSVTDYLKSTPCNKWRMGTKHQTSLQSPERIKPSVDTSAPVTATILTVSSTVPIPLKTATITGNSQLLPSFKSLPAPHSVTLPELSFNEILEDQDMASIDWARDRIVRRTSYEQRRSKFHKTRTASCSSSDASDDDSEGRKKRAHKLGTSGKPLPPRRDSHDDSSDSQDPGGSEGGGGSGNTTGHGSALSDNRECPQSSSSTEDNKNNSGTNNGTEGSKRCTINRATVFERRHRTGRRRSGETRLRESQSLNRITEVQEAEGPCHIHNSSIVVTQHTSSSLSTNVKQKAKGFGGRLLHSWSLTTNSMNSNSSSSSSSSGSGSGSGSGSGSGSGSSSSNNNSGSSSSSWYSSSNSCTSSSTSRKSIILEVKEKMMKPQQQHSKDDKTVNHYQSEKSQCKNLVFVEAFSNSKLDESVDISDKETINSESHHHLVKSLKLQSKRVFSSNNKTPNNNENNDNHATAAITRSNCKNKKLHLLSRYFAIHKKLCIPLPSIFGKGRLYKTQSCGSITRDKISAASPKSVLLYRHGTCWREQRHWCDNNHRYRGSDGDINQNLDITHQLVNTMGQECSAPATCHIHFGDTSKCCSLC, from the exons ATGCATCGGAGAGTAGGGCACAGTACTTACGATGGCAAGATTGCTGGCCTTTATGATATGGAGGAGACACTTGGACGGGGTCATTTTGCCGTTGTCAAACTTGCTCGTCATGTGTTTACTGGTGAAAAAGTTGCCGTCAAAGTTATCGATAAAACTAAACTAGACGAAATATCACGTGCCCATCTGTTTCAAGAA GTGAGATGCATGAAATTGGTACAGCATCCAAATGTCGTTAGATTATATGAGGTAATAGACACGCAGACAAAGCTCTATCTTATACTCGAATTGGGTGATGGAGGCGATCTCTATGATTACATTATGCGGCATGACAGTGGATTGAGCGAAGAG GTTGCAAGGACGTATTTCAGGCAAATAGTTAGGGCCATCTCTTACTGCCACAGACTCCACGTTGTGCACAGAGATTTGAAGCCTGAGaatgttgtgttttttgaaaaactcggAATGGTGAAGCTTACGGATTTTGGGTTCAGTAATAGATTTTGCCCGGGGCAAAAGCTGGAGACATCTTGCGGCTCTTTGGCTTATTCAGCACCAGAAATTCTCCTCGGAGATAGTTATGACGCTCCTGCTGTTG ATGTATGGTCTCTTggtgttatattatacatgttgGTTTGCGGTCAAGCTCCGTTTCAAGAAGCAAACGATAGTGAAACCCTCACCATGATTATGGATTGCAAATATTCAATTCCAACACACGTCTCTGATGGGTGTAAGCAACTGATAGCAAGAATGCTTGTCAGACAGCCAGAGCGGCGTGCTACCCTCGAGGAAATAGCATCCAATCCCTGGCTTGTTTCAGGGTCAGATTCTGACCCTATAGAATCGTTGCCCCTTGTATCAAGGCAACAAGTTTCAGAGGAACACCATAATCTCATTATTACCAAAATGGTTAATGGAAACATTGCTACCAAAGAAGAAATACTTGA tGCACTAGATAAGAATGAATACAATCATATCACTGCGACATATTTCCTGCTGGCGGAAAGGAAGCTTCGTGCCCACAGGCAAGagcaagtacaaaaaaatggttCCGAAGTACTTAACATCTCGTCCAG CAAGCAAAATGTGCTCGCTCCAAGTAATGCAGAAGTCGATCAGAATGCATTGAGCAATTTAAATGAATCAGTCCGAAGTATTCCACGAACAGCTGGCGACGTACCACAG AGTTTTCGAACAAGAAAATGCAGTATTGTCCAAGAGGAGGATGACGAGGACGATATGTCTTCCTGCTCAGGTCGAGATGATCATGGTAGTAACTCGACGCAAAGTTCGGTTAGCAGAAGAGGATCGAGGTCAGAGGGAAAATTGTCACACGTTATTCAGGAGAAACTTTCTCAAAATCTGGAGAAGCATTCCATCCACAACAGTCACATACATACTCACTCTCACCACACGCACGATCCAATAACAATACCTGTGTGcaataaaacaacaataacCAGTTCGCGGGATGATTGTGATAAGTTCATTAAGGACAGCAATAAATCTGGGTATAAATCATCAGTCAAAATTGCTGCCAGCGGCGgagatgttgaaaatttatctgaaGCAATGAAGGCTAACCTGTTTGACGCCAACTTCAGAAATAATCTCGACAATTCCGGACACGAAGTAGCCTCAGAGGACTGGATACAAAAACCTGCGAATATAGACAGGCGCCCTAAGTCTGTAACTGATTATTTAAAATCAACCCCCTGTAACAAGTGGCGAATGGGAACCAAGCACCAAACCTCTTTGCAGTCTCCGGAGAGAATAAAACCCAGCGTAGATACTTCAGCTCCAGTAACTGCTACAATTCTTACAGTATCATCAACTGTTCCAATTCCCTTAAAGACAGCCACAATTACAGGTAATAGTCAATTGTTGCCAAGCTTTAAATCCTTGCCAGCACCACACAGTGTAACACTTCCAGAATTGTCTTTCAACGAGATTCTCGAGGATCAGGATATGGCCTCTATAGACTGGGCAAGAGACCGTATCGTTAGACGGACGAGCTACGAACAAAGGCGAAGTAAATTTCACAAAACTCGCACGGCGTCTTGTTCAAGTTCCGATGCCAGCGATGACGACAGcgaagggagaaaaaagagagcCCACAAACTGGGGACTTCAGGAAAACCGCTACCACCACGAAGGGATAGTCATGACGATTCAAGCGATTCTCAGGACCCAGGCGGCAgcgaaggaggaggaggtagCGGAAACACAACTGGACATGGAAGCGCTTTATCCGACAACAGAGAGTGCCCTCAGAGTTCATCGAGCACGGAAGATAACAAGAATAATAGTGGGACCAACAATGGTACAGAGGGAAGTAAACGGTGTACTATAAACAGGGCGACTGTTTTTGAAAGACGGCACAGAACTGGTAGACGAAGGTCTGGTGAAACGCGATTAAGAGAGAGCCAATCTTTGAATCGCATTACTGAAGTTCAAGAAGCCGAGGGTCCTTGTCATATACATAATTCTAGCATTGTTGTCACTCAGCATACTTCAAGCTCTTTGTCGACTAATGTTAAACAGAAGGCGAAGGGGTTTGGTGGGAGATTACTTCACAGCTGGTCACTTACCACTAATAGTATgaacagcaacagcagtagcagtagtagtagtagtggtagtggtagtggtagtggtagtggtagtggtagtggtagtggtagtagtagtagtaataataatagtggtagtagtagtagtagt tggta tagtagtagtaatagttGTACTAGTAGTAGTACTAGTAGAAAATCTATAATCTTAGAAGTGAAGGAAAAGATGATGAaaccacaacaacaacattcAAAAGATGACAAAACCGTAAATCATTATCAGTCTGAGAAATCCCaatgtaaaaatttagtaTTTGTTGAAGCTTTTAGTAATAGTAAACTTGATGAGTCAGTTGACATAAGTGACAAAGAAACAATTAATTCAGAAAGTCATCACCATTTGGTAAAATCATTGAAGTTACAAAGCAAGAGAGTATTTTCGTCTAATAATAAAACGCCAAACAataacgaaaataatgataatcatgCTACGGCTGCTATTACAAGGAgtaattgcaaaaataaaaagctcCATTTGCTTAGCCGTTACTTTGCCattcacaaaaaattatgcattcCGTTACCCTCGATATTCGGCAAAGGACGCTTATACAAGACTCAATCTTGTGGCAGCATTACGAGAGATAAAATATCTGCTGCGTCTCCTAAATCTGTACTACTTTACCGTCACGGTACATGTTGGAGGGAACAGCGACACTGGTGCGACAACAATCATCGGTATCGAGGCAGTGACGGTGACATTAATCAGAACTTGGATATCACCCATCAATTGGTTAATACAATGGGTCAAGAGTGTTCGGCCCCTGCAACTTGTCACATTCACTTTGGTGATACATCTAAGTGCTGCAGTCTTTGTTGA